One genomic window of Cottoperca gobio chromosome 10, fCotGob3.1, whole genome shotgun sequence includes the following:
- the LOC115014590 gene encoding E3 ubiquitin-protein ligase RNF38-like — MDPPRTRSRSRSGFYHFGMNGNVGSNGIGNAVGNGSMMNASGGGVSYPQQSNPGWAPHHGGRSYPESQQQHAQGSYLSAGVQRHSSHGAHRHPGAGGVLHFHPDNVCSEDRDKMEDSPSPKRQRLSQQTMLDLNSAPPSTPSSPIRPWELPPSRRPHPHYMPERCHTPVRNRRSPPMRRQRGRRDRLTRHHHHAHNNHHHYNSNNNNNHHHHHHHPNAHHHHHHHHHHLLSHHGPSPGHQDENYRHPAPPQGYPPYSQQSPRGLGPGLDERPVHHPPNPSPRPLHQSPNLSPRMLHPAAHPQHPHPSQQSSLVLDLHEQGSVPVSYPVSPPGVPPGLPPRSAPQQIPACSVVFSGQHYPVCSVPPVLQTCSVQHLPMPYPFPSLLSSDPAFLLPPPHLTHPQAHLSHHPPHLPQPGQFGPYPTQQARSPLQRIENDVELLGEHLSLGAGLHYPPATHPALTPHSTQLHFLSHDPLPQEFFGVSYPNFIPRRLPGRRYRSQQPLPPSPYHPSLLPYFLSMLPVQPTGPAISLELDVDDGEVENYEALLNLAERLGEAKLRGLTKGDIEQLPSYRFNPNNHQSEQTLCVVCMSDFESRQLLRVLPCSHEFHGKCVDKWLRANRTCPICRADASEVQRDSE; from the exons ATGGACCCCCCGAGGACTCGGTCGCGGTCTCGGTCTGGCTTCTATCATTTCGGCATGAACGGCAACGTTGGCAGCAATGGCATTGGTAACGCAGTTGGTAACGGGAGCATGATGAACGCCAGCGGAGGAGGGGTGAGCTACCCGCAGCAGAGCAACCCCGGCTGGGCGCCGCACCACGGAGGTCGTAGCTACCCggagagccagcagcagcacgcCCAGGGGAGCTACCTGTCCGCGGGGGTGCAGCGCCACTCTTCGCACGGAGCCCACAGACACCCCGGAGCCG gaggagtgcTTCATTTTCATCCAGATAATGTATGCAGCGAGGATCGGGACAAA ATGGAAGACAGCCCAAGCCCCAAAAGGCAGCGTCTTTCCCAGCAGACCATGTTGGATCTAAACTCCGCCCCTCCCTCTACTCCTTCCTCTCCCATTCGTCCCTGGGAGCTGCCTCCCAGTCGCAGACCACACCCCCACTACATGCCAGAGAGATGCCACACGCCTGTCCGCAACCGACGCag CCCTCCAATGAGACGCCAGCGTGGCCGGAGAGACCGTCTGACCCGCCATCACCACCACGCCCACAACAACCACCACCactacaacagcaacaacaacaacaaccaccaccaccaccatcaccacccaaacgcccaccatcaccaccaccaccaccaccaccacctgctCTCCCACCACGGCCCGTCGCCAGGCCACCAGGATGAGAACTACCGTCACCCGGCTCCCCCTCAGGGCTACCCACCCTACAGCCAGCAATCTCCCCGAGGGCTGGGGCCCGGGCTTGATGAGCGCCCAGTTCACCATCCCCCAAATCCCTCCCCGAGGCCTCTCCACCAGTCACCGAACCTGTCTCCCAGGATGCTGCATCCTGCGGCCCATCCACAGCACCCACACCCATCCCAGCAGAGCAGTTTGGTGCTGGACCTCCATGAGCAG GGTTCAGTTCCAGTGTCGTATCCAGTGTCTCCTCCGGGAGTGCCACCAGGCCTGCCGCCTCGCTCCGCCCCTCAGCAGATCCCAGCATGCTCGGTAGTATTCAGTGGACAGCACTATCCTGTCTGCAGTGTCCCtcct GTCCTTCAGACTTGTTCTGTGCAGCACTTACCCATGCCCTACCCGTTCCCATCACTGCTGTCCAGTGACCCGGCCTTCCTACTTCCCCCTCCTCACCTCACCCATCCCCAAGCACACCTTTCCCACCACCCTCCTCACCTGCCCCAGCCCGGACAGTTCGGACCCTATCCGACGCAGCAGGCCCGATCA CCGTTACAGAGGATAGAGAATGACGTAGAACTGCTTGGAGAACATCTGTCTTTGGGTGCTGGGCTCCACTATCCCCCTGCCACCCACCCTGCCCTCACACCGCACTCCACCCAGCTTCACTTCCTCTCCCATGATCCCCTGCCACAGGAGTTCTTCGGAGTG TCCTATCCAAACTTTATTCCTCGACGTCTCCCGGGGCGACGGTACCGTTCGCAACAGCCACTGCCACCTTCGCCTTACCACCCCAGCCTCCTGCCTTACTTCCT ttCAATGCTGCCAGTCCAGCCCACAGGTCCTGCGATCAGTCTAGAGCTGGATGTAGACGATGGAGAAGTGGAAAATTATGAG GCTCTCCTGAACCTCGCTGAGCGTCTGGGAGAAGCCAAACTCCGAGGACTGACCAAGGGAGACATTGAACAGCTTCCTTCTTATCGGTTCAATCCAAATAACCATCAGTCTGAACAAACACT gtgtgtggtgtgtatgagTGATTTTGAGTCCCGCCAACTGCTGCGGGTCCTGCCCTGCAGCCATGAATTCCACGGGAAGTGTGTTGACAAGTGGCTGAGG gCCAACAGGACGTGTCCCATTTGTCGTGCCGACGCCTCAGAGGTCCAGAGAGACTCGGAGTGA